A segment of the Apteryx mantelli isolate bAptMan1 chromosome 13, bAptMan1.hap1, whole genome shotgun sequence genome:
GGAGTTTGATGAGGTGATTGAAGACTTTGACAGGGGCCCTGCATGTCAATATGAACAGCATCTGGAGGACCTGAAGAGGAAAGCAGGCCACAGTGTGTACGACAGTGGCATTGATGAGCTGGAGAGTGAGTCTGTGGCTGAGCAACAAGGAGCCCTGTGGGAGGATAGTTTGGCTGTCAGGATGGAACAACTGAGAGCTCTGGGGTTCTTCCGTGGTAAACCACTAAGCTTACTGCTGATTCAGCCTTTGAGTTGTCTATCTGACTCATCTCTTGAGGGTTGTATGAGTAACactgggctttgggagggctgcGATGACCATTGGATCTAGTTTCCTTGGTCAGTGCCTGTCAGTATCTGCTGGCACTTTCTCTGCTGGCTTGGCTGCTACAGAACTGCACCAGGCTTGAGATaactgtttccctctgatcttcCCTGTTCTCTGTACTAACCCCAGGGATTCCCCGTGGCTGTGCCCAGGGAACTTCTGATGCTATGAGGCCTGGTAGAAAAGCACAGTTCCCTTTTCTAAGCACTCCTTGTAGCAAAAGTGCAGATGGGCTGGTCAAGAGTGTGGGTGAACTGGGGATTCTCTTCTGTGTACAAACTAGGTCCTTGGTCCTGCAACCTGTGGCCTTGGACAATGACTGATGCTTTGCATCCACAGGTACCAGCACATCCCCAGGAAGCAGTCTAAACTCCAGTGAGGAGGATCTCAATGCTCCTGCTAATGCTTATCCCTCTAAAGGTAAGGCTGAAATATGTCTGAAAGGCTGTTTGCCAGAGTTTCCTTAGGGGTGTGTGTGCTTGGTGTGAGGGGTGTCTAAAGCAATAAGGGAAGTCCCATACCTAGCACCTTGAGATCATCCCTCCCTGGCTCAGCAGCAATAGGCATTCACCTGCCctgtgaggtgtgtgtgtgtgtgcatgcctgtgCTGCATTGCAGGATTTGGGGAGGTAAGGGGATCTGAGGCCCTGGCTGGATCCTGCAACAGGTATGAAACTGGGCTGGCATGTTACCAATGAGGACTAGACTGACCCAGCATCCCATCCAGGGGATCCCAGGCAGGGCAGCATCTTGTGGAGATTAGACAGTGCAGGGAACTTAAGCCCTAGTTTTCTTCCCGCTATGCATTGATCCAACTCTAACCTTGCTGCCTTACCTCATGTGAGTGGGAGGATGCGGTCCTGCCTTTCTGTTTTCCCTGATATTCAGCCTGAATTGCCCTTGGCTGGGTTTCAGGGTGCTGCTCTGGATGATACCTTCTGGGAGTGTCCCAGCCTCCAGCGTTTGGAGCTAaatgggctgggagaaggggggtGAAGCTCCTTCTGAAGAAGTCTAgttctggtggtggtggggatgtcCTGTGTCTTTAGGTCAGAATTAGTCCTGGGGATTTCCCTTCCATGCTGCCCTCAGGCAGTGTTCTGGGTAAAACTGCTTGCTCCTCAGCCCCGTAACTCCCAGCTCTGATCTGCAACCCCTGTGTGTATGTGGAGGGGAACATACTGGCCCTAGAGAAGGTTCCTGCTAGATCAGGTATTAAGCCCTATGTGAATGCAGGAGTCCAGGGCCTGACAGtgctgaactgctttgaaagattCAACATTGCTTATCTGCGGTGCCTTCAGTGTCCTGATACAAATATGGGCTGTAATCCCATGGAAAAGAGGTGCATTGACCCACAGAGACACTGCTCACAGGCAGTTGGCTGGGTTTATTGTAGAGCTGTGCAGTGTTCAGCCCCTGTTGCACATGCAGCTGTTACATAACCTCCATCCCACGTGTTCCTGGGCAGCCTGCAGGGATGTGCACATGACTCATAAAAGCAGTAGGCAGCTTTAGCAATTTTCATCAGAAACATGGGCCAGGGATCCTTTTTAAACCCAAACTAAAGCAGGAGGAGAATGAAAGGTCTGACAGGGTGTCTTTCTGTCCATTAGCTAAGCTTGGAGACACACAGGAGCTGGAAGAGTTCATTGCAGATCTGGACAAAGTGCTAGAGGGTATGTATACAGCCCTGATCATCACAACTTGGCACAGGCATGGGACAGCCTTCATGATCTCAGTGTAGTTTCTCCAGAGCTGACTGTGCTGTGACACTGGTGTCGAGTCAGGGCACGAATCATTCCCTCCATCTCTGGGTGCCTGTCCAGTCCATGTGGGAGGTCTGGCCATGTTCTGCCCTTCTCCTGTCCCAGGAAaacatgctggcaggctgcaacCAGCATGGCACAACCCCTGGGCTGGGGCTTTGCTCCATCATCTGGCTCAGAAGAGACTTGCCCAGCATTATTCATAGTTGGGATTCCCACTCCAGAAGGGTTAGACCCTGTCTTGAGCAGCAGGAGTGGAATCCTGGTCCCATAGTGAACTCCTTCAGTTCTGGGCCCCATCCAGTTATCATGCCTGCATGCCTTCAAACTCTCTCACTGGGGAAGAAATTCCACTACTTGAGCATCTTCCTTCCCTTGTACCTCAGTTTTGCCAATTTGtgaggctgggggagggggggggggtggcagtaCTGCCCTGCCAGAGGGGGTTGGGGTTGTGAAGCCCAGGCTGGCCATAACAATGAAAGGCTGGAGGAAAGATGACTAAACAGTGGATTATACAGAGCTATTTTAGACTGGCATTTGTAGGAAGACCTACAGTTGTTGCTGTGGCTCTGTGCCTCCAGTATCTCTCTGACTGCAAAGAAAAGCCTTTGAGCAGCAAGAGAGGAGCTAAACATGGAGGGAAAGAGTATTTTCCCCTAGTGATATGGCCCAGCCTAGGTTTCCCACCCTTGAACAATCTGTCTATGGGATCCTGGCCCTCTGAAAGCACAGGCAGACTGTGGTCTCATTcttcaaaaaaacagatttcttcctttcctcctgacAAAGGGCTTGGTAGCAGGGACCATGGGGAAGATAGTAGCTAAACTATGGAAAGCTTACCCAGGCAGCTCCGCAGCCTTGTGAGGTTGGGTAGTCCCCATAGCTTCAcagttggggaaactgaggcactgtgGCCACAATTCCACTCTGAAGGGGCTCTGGGTGGCAAGCTGGAGGCAGTGAGAACTCCCCTTCCCTCTCACCTCCCCACATACGCTGTGCAGGTCACAATGAGTTGACTCTCAgtatcttttttcccttccctcctgagTGTCCAAAATGAGTTGGCTGGTGGGGAAATGTTGCATCTGTGGGTGCTGAGTCATACTGGGAGTCACTACAAGCAAGAGCCAGAGACCTGATCCAGGTTTCTGTTCCAGCATTCACTGCTAGTCATGCTGGGTGGGGGTTTTCACTGTGCTGTCCAGCCCCTTGCCATTCTCTGCAATGGTCTCACTGTTTTTATTCCGTTGCTTGTCCTGCAGAGATGTGAGCTGTGGTTTTGTTGGAGAGTTTGGAGAGGAGTATCCACAGCAGATAAGCCTAGAGCCTCCCTGATGTACCCTCTGTTTCTGTGCCTCCTTCTTCCCACTGCCTATGCAGAGGACAGCACTTCCTGCCATGTGATCTTACTCTGTGCTGGGGAAGAACCTGCCTAGCACCAACCACAATCTTCTGGCATTGCCCCAACCATGAATGTGGACTGATCTTGTCTGAGCTGAGCAGTCTTCTCCAACCTGCTTTTACAGTTGCCTCCTTTACTGGCGCCAAGAGAACAGGATGCTGTGTCTGAGTGTTTCTGGGGTGTGAGGTCTGGAGTATCTTTTTGTGCCAGTCTTTTGGCAGTGATGGACTTTGATCTGTGGCAGTTTTGTGTGTTCAGAGCTTGTCTGACCACCAGCCAGAGAATGTCCATCTTCAAGAGGATGGGGGGGGGTGTCTTGCTGAGCATAAGTTGAACAGCAAGTGCTAAACTTGCAAGTGGTAAACTGAGACTGATTGAGCTGGATGGTCACCATTCTGTTTCACTGCTCCAGCTGATTTCTAGGAGGGCTCCCCATGCTTTGTAGGCACTCCCCTGCTGCAGGGTTCATGGCTCCCAGacaggcaggatgccagggcCCAAAGAGGCAGGAGTAGGACCCCCAGGCCCTGGTGTCTGTGCTGGGCAGGCTGCCAGCAGGAGCAATGGAAGGCTGAGGGTGCTGTACTGCTCCTCTGTGGTGGTGTGGATGCAGCCACAGAGCAGCCCTGTCTTCAGCACTGCTTTGGGACTGCCAGGAGATCTGCTGGTGTTTGCTGGCTGGTGACCACTGGAAATGGCACAGGTGACTGCTGAAGCTTAGCTAAGCCTCTGCTCCCATGGGTAGGGCAGGACTTGGCCAGCCCTGAGATCTGAATAGCTCTTGGTGAGGGTGCAAAGCTTTGCCCTACAAGCAGGCTGGCCAGCTGCTGTGATCCAGTGGATTTGGGAGGTTCCTGCCTCTGAGGCCAGAGGGAGAAACTATGGCTGATGTTGGGGAAGAACTGCCTGCAGCACTTCACTGGCACCTTGGTGTCCTCTCCTGGTTCAGGAAAGCCTATTCTTATGGTGGTATTTGTCACAGGCAATGACATCTACTGCTGGCCCTTTGCTCTGCCTGGATAACTGCAGATAAGGCCCTTGCCTGTATGCCAAGTGCCCCTGCCCTGACTGTTGCTGTAAATACTGTAAAAATGGCACTGCACAGTGTACAGATGGTGTATATTTTATGAATAGAAGTTTAAGTCTCTGCATTTGCCTGTCTTTTTGTCCAGCTTGTTCCCATGCATTCTCCTCCTCTCCTGAACTGCTtggagctgtggggcaggcagGGTGGGAGCAATGCTGGTATGAGGAGGAGGGCAGTGGGAGAAGGGATGCCTGTGCAGCCCAGGGCAACCACAGGCTGCTGAGATAGGAGGGCTGAGTGCTGCACCATCTCTGGTGGCTGACATCCAGTGTGGGGTGAGATCTTTCGgggaaaggctttggaagacTGCATTAAGTAGCCTTTCTCCACATGAAGAGGAGGGGGGTGAAAGGAGTGTGGTAGAAGGAAGGACCAGAGCACAGTGTTTGGGGGTCAAACTGCCTGCATATGGCTGGGGTGGAACTTGGGGAGGCTAGGTTAACTTGTCCCTGAGCCATTGCCCTCCACCTGACCTGCTCTGACTTCTGTCCCTGGAAGAAGTGGGTGGATGAACAGAGTGACAGAGAGTCAGCCTGTGTGGCAGATGCTGAGGGAGGCCTTAGCAGAGCCCTGCCCAATGGGCCCTGAGGACTTTAAACCCTTCTTGCTTCCTTGCATCCCTCTGGGGAAGTGTCCTTCCCTGTTGGGATCATGGAAAGCCCCAGTCCTGCTGAGCTTGGGTTCCCTAGGGAAACCTCAGGAGATGAAGAGCCAGGCTGCTCTAATGGGGCTGGATCCACCTTACCTCAGTCCTGATCCTGCTGGaaaggcaggggagaggaaggCTGGAGCTGAACAGCTGGAGGGCTCATCAGGAGCTGCAGGAAGGGAACAGGAT
Coding sequences within it:
- the LOC106484097 gene encoding regulator of cell cycle RGCC, producing MAAEPAAALPDDLSDLLREFDEVIEDFDRGPACQYEQHLEDLKRKAGHSVYDSGIDELESTSTSPGSSLNSSEEDLNAPANAYPSKAKLGDTQELEEFIADLDKVLEEM